A genomic window from Gossypium hirsutum isolate 1008001.06 chromosome D12, Gossypium_hirsutum_v2.1, whole genome shotgun sequence includes:
- the LOC107946360 gene encoding uncharacterized protein isoform X1: MAKTKEGEQTAKLDDLEIVSIGSVYKGPWEKKYWSSSRGKDRYPYPVGYQAVRAHNGSTYKTEIHEGPRGPLFVISCDGQSCSGQTPDIAWEKFQKMGCPHLKIWHGKRFSCKIDGVEFFGFKNPFVQRLLRELVANVNGTAERSLLYSSFCNGASRMDNDNGSSTICTASDLLPYLARPQIRKKRSTRCEKMQSKLVDRPGLKRPRSKDLTYDAEGSNLVPGNQVKHEHGFLVTHNALEDEIDRFPEALAVHSKSAGKIVENSPAKDGFPSKSVDFVGHDGENEAKGKFISTQNEKFTRVANIAYKELDRSQDTVLEGFCFPIKTDDRPEDSSFPNDSMGINDVHLYAPDTLDFEDDRTSVASGAKDITGSMKEELITTNMVNSDGLVTESHQEEEIGTSNSNTGSEKSEFDSVGQEMAKLMMTVLLPQAVPLLKESSKKKKETISPCNVLPHVMNSREDNIVTNHLLNLPSSEDARTEQDTRMHIQGLDHGLVVPNLEHLNSVILDSFENSQGGDHVASQAILFSKSLEVNQTSFNKEAFDSNIQEQLFSIKPNQETPVCCGGSSGDQDTICHKEVNMAESVLECASPIMKTLSEDIQGVSITLDENSADIENHSKQKKPKNALNCAEVNHDFDDFQFEANNHVSAVVDANDINSRGIASSLKISGKDSSAETRAPTTNSSHQDQNKVYTRKKISKQAYSTRKYVGPLSESIICRNSGDDYAPNNSAMPGTSLVSKSCHSSDDKPCNRDVFGNTPMLEGQSCGLPTEKTTAYCKPEINNMPPILSNENQKLTCASKKDASCLLNQPVSLERGYQENCYKERFIVENGCSASCQNQVTSFCDKNLSTAMEVQGGSGVNHHGRVELSSDLRGIVNLVGGYFHPLPISSVLLGTKGNEIHICVSCGLLVDTDRTLFIYKVATEVPRKGCPSFVGYTSVALPSSEIGVEKCGLQFTPDGQCLVLLDSIKTPYCREGRIDCICSICFSGCLKENAVKIVRVNPGYVSLVAKLETVESVLCILVCENDYLLAAGKSGRLYLWAMNSTWSAWTEEFIIPSGDCISACVVELKRIPKCAHLVIGHNGFGDFVVWDILKRVIISRYSGSGDPIKQFLPISLLSWQPVFSYDDMKERIDEITTSTKFWFSKHKDSSFLPLEGKDVAIWLLVLTNSDPQHEHLSSNGLANTSRWWRLALLVKDTMILGSTLDPRAATVSASLDHGIMGRDDGLVYMWELSTGARLGVLHHFKGGRVSCIATDESRPEVVAVAADDGQLLLYLHNQENLVKK, translated from the exons ATGGCGAAAACTAAAGAAGGAGAACAAACAGCGAAATTAGACGATCTGGAGATCGTTTCCATTGGATCTGTATACAAAGGTCCCTGGGAGAAGAAGTATTGGAGCTCCTCTAGG GGTAAAGATCGATATCCTTATCCTGTGGGCTATCAAGCTGTTCGGGCTCACAATGGAAGCACTTATAAGACAGAAATTCATGAAGGTCCTAGAGGGCCTTTGTTTGTG ATCTCCTGTGATGGGCAATCGTGTTCTGGACAAACTCCAGATATTGCATGGGAGAAATTTCAGAAGATGGGTTGCCCACATTTGAAGATATGGCATGGAAAGAGATTCTCATGCAAGATAGACGGCGTGGAG ttttttggatttaaaaatccATTTGTTCAAAGGTTACTTCGGGAATTGGTGGCAAATGTCAATGGAACAGCAGAAAGGAGTTTGTTATATTCCAGCTTTTGCAATGGCGCTTCTAGAATGGATAATGATAATGGGAGCTCAACTATCTGTACTGCTTCTGATTTACTACCATACTTGGCCAGGCCACAGATCAGGAAAAAGAGAAGTACAAGGTGTGAAAAAATGCAAAGCAAGTTGGTTGACAGGCCTGGCCTTAAACGTCCCCGATCTAAGGACCTGACTTATGATGCCGAGGGTTCAAATTTAGTACCAGGGAATCAAGTGAAACATGAACATGGGTTCTTGGTAACTCATAATGCTTTGGAAGATGAAATTGACAGATTTCCCGAAGCATTGGCAGTGCACTCTAAATCAGCAGGGAAAATTGTAGAAAACTCCCCAGCCAAAGATGGTTTTCCATCAAAATCTGTTGATTTTGTGGGTCATGATGGTGAGAATGAAGCCAAGGGCAAGTTTATTAGTACTCAAAACGAAAAATTCACTAGAGTAGCTAACATTGCATATAAAGAG TTGGATAGGTCACAAGATACTGTACTGGAAGGATTCTGTTTTCCTATAAAAACAGATGACAGACCTGAAGATTCATCATTTCCAAATGACTCCATGGGCATAAATGATGTCCATCTTTATGCACCTGATACTTTGGATTTTGAAG ATGATAGGACAAGTGTTGCTTCAGGTGCAAAGGACATAACTGGCAGTATGAAAGAAGAGTTAATCACTACTAATATGGTTAATTCTGATGGCTTGGTGACTGAGTCTCATCAAGAAGAAGAAATAGGCACATCTAATTCAAATACAGGTTCTGAAAAAAGTGAGTTTGATTCGGTAGGTCAGGAAATGGCTAAGTTGATGATGACTGTTTTACTTCCTCAAGCTGTTCCATTGCTTAAGGAGTCctcaaagaagaaaaaggaaacaattagCCCATGCAATGTATTGCCTCATGTGATGAACTCTCGAGAGGACAACATTGTCACTAACCATTTGTTGAACCTTCCATCTTCAG AGGATGCACGTACAGAACAGGACACAAGAATGCATATCCAAGGTTTAGACCACGGTTTAGTTGTGCCAAATCTTGAACACTTGAACTCTGTTATTCTTGACAGTTTTGAGAATAGTCAGGGAGGGGATCATGTAGCTAGCCAAGCTATATTGTTTTCAAAAAGTTTGGAGGTTAATCAGACTAGTTTCAACAAAGAAGCATTTGATTCCAACATCCAGGAACAGCTTTTTAGCATCAAACCGAATCAGGAAACACCAGTTTGTTGTGGCGGGAGCTCTGGGGACCAAGACACCATCTGCCACAAGGAAGTAAACATGGCCGAGTCTGTTTTAGAGTGTGCATCTCCAATCATGAAAACTCTATCTGAAGATATCCAGGGTGTTTCCATAACTTTGGATGAAAACTCAGCAGATATTGAAAACCATTCCAAGCAAAAGAAGCCCAAGAATGCACTTAATTGTGCTGAAG ttaatcatgattttgatgattttcaatTTGAAGCAAATAATCATGTTTCTGCAGTTGTGGATGCTAATGATATTAATTCAAGAGGAATTGCAAGTTCATTGAAAATATCAGGGAAAGACAGTAGTGCTGAAACCAGGGCTCCTACTACTAACTCTTCCCATCAAGACCAAAATAAAGTGTATACCAGAAAGAAAATCTCAAAGCAAGCTTATTCAACTAGAAAATACGTTGGTCCTCTATCTGAAAGTATCATATGCAGAAATTCTGGAGATGATTATGCCCCTAATAACTCTGCTATGCCAGGAACTTCACTTGTTTCAAAGAGTTGTCACTCTTCTGATGACAAACCATGCAATAGAGATGTCTTTGGTAATACACCCATGCTTGAAGGACAATCCTGTGGATTGCCTACGGAGAAAACTACTGCGTATTGCAAACCTGAAATCAATAATATGCCACCTATTCTATCTAATGAAAACCAAAAGTTGACTTGTGCATCTAAAAAGGATGCATCTTGTTTACTCAATCAACCTGTTTCACTTGAAAGGGGGTATCAAGAAAATTGTTACAAAGAGAGGTTTATTGTAGAAAACGGCTGTTCTGCATCGTGTCAAAATCAGGTGACTAGTTTTTGTGACAAGAACTTATCTACGGCAATGGAAGTTCAAGGTGGTTCAGGTGTCAACCATCATGGGCGTGTAGAGCTTAGTAGTGATCTAAGGGGCATTGTCAACCTTGTAGGAGGTTATTTTCATCCTTTGCCGATTTCATCAGTATTGCTGGGTACAAAAGGAAATGAAATCCACATTTGTGTTTCATGTGGTCTTCTTGTAGATACGGACAGAACCTTGTTCATCTACAAGGTAGCTACTGAAGTACCAAGGAAAGGATGCCCTTCTTTTGTTGGCTACACATCAGTAGCGTTACCATCTTCTGAA ATTGGTGTAGAAAAATGTGGCTTACAATTTACCCCAGATGGGCAATGTCTTGTTTTACTTGACAGCATTAAAACACCTTATTGCAG GGAAGGGAGAATAGATTGTATCTGCTCAATTTGTTTTTCAGGCTGCTTGAAGGAGAATGCAGTAAAAATTGTGCGGGTGAATCCTGGTTATGTTTCTTTGGTTGCAAAATTGGAGACAGTTGAAAGTGTGCTATGTATACTGGTTTGTGAAAATGACTATCTTCTTGCTGCTGGAAAGAGTGGGAGACTGTATCTTTGGGCCATGAATTCAACATGGAG TGCATGGACAGAAGAATTTATTATACCATCTGGTGACTGCATATCCGCTTGTGTAGTGGAGTTGAAGAGAATTCCAAAGTGTGCTCATCTGGTGATTGGGCATAATGGTTTTGGGGATTTTGTTGTATG GGATATTCTGAAAAGGGTCATTATCTCAAGATATTCTGGTTCAGGCGATCCAATCAAGCAATTCTTACCGATCAGTTTACTTAGTTGGCAGCCTGTTTTCAGCTACGATGACATGAAAGAGCGCATTGATGAAATCACCACATCAACAAAATTTTGGTTTTCCAAACATAAGGATAGTTCTTTTCTTCCATTAGAGGGGAAAGATGTTGCTATCTGGCTTCTTGTCTTGACTAATTCTGATCCTCAGCATGAACATTTATCAAGTAATGGCCTAGCAAATACATCCAGATGGTGGAGGCTAGCTTTGCTGGTGAAGGACACGATGATCTTGGGAAGTACACTAGATCCAAG GGCTGCTACAGTTAGTGCGTCACTTGATCACGGGATCATGGGAAGAGATGATGGTTTAGTGTATATGTGGGAATTGTCCACCGGAGCTAGACTTGGCGTTTTGCATCATTTCAAAG GTGGGCGTGTTTCGTGTATTGCAACAGATGAGTCGAGGCCAGAAGTTGTGGCTGTGGCTGCTGATGATGGACAGTTGCTGCTCTATCTACACAACCAAGAAAACTTAGTAAAGAAGTAA
- the LOC107946360 gene encoding uncharacterized protein isoform X4, which translates to MAKTKEGEQTAKLDDLEIVSIGSVYKGPWEKKYWSSSRGKDRYPYPVGYQAVRAHNGSTYKTEIHEGPRGPLFVISCDGQSCSGQTPDIAWEKFQKMGCPHLKIWHGKRFSCKIDGVEFFGFKNPFVQRLLRELVANVNGTAERSLLYSSFCNGASRMDNDNGSSTICTASDLLPYLARPQIRKKRSTRCEKMQSKLVDRPGLKRPRSKDLTYDAEGSNLVPGNQVKHEHGFLVTHNALEDEIDRFPEALAVHSKSAGKIVENSPAKDGFPSKSVDFVGHDGENEAKGKFISTQNEKFTRVANIAYKELDRSQDTVLEGFCFPIKTDDRPEDSSFPNDSMGINDVHLYAPDTLDFEDDRTSVASGAKDITGSMKEELITTNMVNSDGLVTESHQEEEIGTSNSNTGSEKSEFDSVGQEMAKLMMTVLLPQAVPLLKESSKKKKETISPCNVLPHVMNSREDNIVTNHLLNLPSSEDARTEQDTRMHIQGLDHGLVVPNLEHLNSVILDSFENSQGGDHVASQAILFSKSLEVNQTSFNKEAFDSNIQEQLFSIKPNQETPVCCGGSSGDQDTICHKEVNMAESVLECASPIMKTLSEDIQGVSITLDENSADIENHSKQKKPKNALNCAEVNHDFDDFQFEANNHVSAVVDANDINSRGIASSLKISGKDSSAETRAPTTNSSHQDQNKVYTRKKISKQAYSTRKYVGPLSESIICRNSGDDYAPNNSAMPGTSLVSKSCHSSDDKPCNRDVFGNTPMLEGQSCGLPTEKTTAYCKPEINNMPPILSNENQKLTCASKKDASCLLNQPVSLERGYQENCYKERFIVENGCSASCQNQVTSFCDKNLSTAMEVQGGSGVNHHGRVELSSDLRGIVNLVGDTDRTLFIYKVATEVPRKGCPSFVGYTSVALPSSEIGVEKCGLQFTPDGQCLVLLDSIKTPYCREGRIDCICSICFSGCLKENAVKIVRVNPGYVSLVAKLETVESVLCILVCENDYLLAAGKSGRLYLWAMNSTWSAWTEEFIIPSGDCISACVVELKRIPKCAHLVIGHNGFGDFVVWDILKRVIISRYSGSGDPIKQFLPISLLSWQPVFSYDDMKERIDEITTSTKFWFSKHKDSSFLPLEGKDVAIWLLVLTNSDPQHEHLSSNGLANTSRWWRLALLVKDTMILGSTLDPRAATVSASLDHGIMGRDDGLVYMWELSTGARLGVLHHFKGGRVSCIATDESRPEVVAVAADDGQLLLYLHNQENLVKK; encoded by the exons ATGGCGAAAACTAAAGAAGGAGAACAAACAGCGAAATTAGACGATCTGGAGATCGTTTCCATTGGATCTGTATACAAAGGTCCCTGGGAGAAGAAGTATTGGAGCTCCTCTAGG GGTAAAGATCGATATCCTTATCCTGTGGGCTATCAAGCTGTTCGGGCTCACAATGGAAGCACTTATAAGACAGAAATTCATGAAGGTCCTAGAGGGCCTTTGTTTGTG ATCTCCTGTGATGGGCAATCGTGTTCTGGACAAACTCCAGATATTGCATGGGAGAAATTTCAGAAGATGGGTTGCCCACATTTGAAGATATGGCATGGAAAGAGATTCTCATGCAAGATAGACGGCGTGGAG ttttttggatttaaaaatccATTTGTTCAAAGGTTACTTCGGGAATTGGTGGCAAATGTCAATGGAACAGCAGAAAGGAGTTTGTTATATTCCAGCTTTTGCAATGGCGCTTCTAGAATGGATAATGATAATGGGAGCTCAACTATCTGTACTGCTTCTGATTTACTACCATACTTGGCCAGGCCACAGATCAGGAAAAAGAGAAGTACAAGGTGTGAAAAAATGCAAAGCAAGTTGGTTGACAGGCCTGGCCTTAAACGTCCCCGATCTAAGGACCTGACTTATGATGCCGAGGGTTCAAATTTAGTACCAGGGAATCAAGTGAAACATGAACATGGGTTCTTGGTAACTCATAATGCTTTGGAAGATGAAATTGACAGATTTCCCGAAGCATTGGCAGTGCACTCTAAATCAGCAGGGAAAATTGTAGAAAACTCCCCAGCCAAAGATGGTTTTCCATCAAAATCTGTTGATTTTGTGGGTCATGATGGTGAGAATGAAGCCAAGGGCAAGTTTATTAGTACTCAAAACGAAAAATTCACTAGAGTAGCTAACATTGCATATAAAGAG TTGGATAGGTCACAAGATACTGTACTGGAAGGATTCTGTTTTCCTATAAAAACAGATGACAGACCTGAAGATTCATCATTTCCAAATGACTCCATGGGCATAAATGATGTCCATCTTTATGCACCTGATACTTTGGATTTTGAAG ATGATAGGACAAGTGTTGCTTCAGGTGCAAAGGACATAACTGGCAGTATGAAAGAAGAGTTAATCACTACTAATATGGTTAATTCTGATGGCTTGGTGACTGAGTCTCATCAAGAAGAAGAAATAGGCACATCTAATTCAAATACAGGTTCTGAAAAAAGTGAGTTTGATTCGGTAGGTCAGGAAATGGCTAAGTTGATGATGACTGTTTTACTTCCTCAAGCTGTTCCATTGCTTAAGGAGTCctcaaagaagaaaaaggaaacaattagCCCATGCAATGTATTGCCTCATGTGATGAACTCTCGAGAGGACAACATTGTCACTAACCATTTGTTGAACCTTCCATCTTCAG AGGATGCACGTACAGAACAGGACACAAGAATGCATATCCAAGGTTTAGACCACGGTTTAGTTGTGCCAAATCTTGAACACTTGAACTCTGTTATTCTTGACAGTTTTGAGAATAGTCAGGGAGGGGATCATGTAGCTAGCCAAGCTATATTGTTTTCAAAAAGTTTGGAGGTTAATCAGACTAGTTTCAACAAAGAAGCATTTGATTCCAACATCCAGGAACAGCTTTTTAGCATCAAACCGAATCAGGAAACACCAGTTTGTTGTGGCGGGAGCTCTGGGGACCAAGACACCATCTGCCACAAGGAAGTAAACATGGCCGAGTCTGTTTTAGAGTGTGCATCTCCAATCATGAAAACTCTATCTGAAGATATCCAGGGTGTTTCCATAACTTTGGATGAAAACTCAGCAGATATTGAAAACCATTCCAAGCAAAAGAAGCCCAAGAATGCACTTAATTGTGCTGAAG ttaatcatgattttgatgattttcaatTTGAAGCAAATAATCATGTTTCTGCAGTTGTGGATGCTAATGATATTAATTCAAGAGGAATTGCAAGTTCATTGAAAATATCAGGGAAAGACAGTAGTGCTGAAACCAGGGCTCCTACTACTAACTCTTCCCATCAAGACCAAAATAAAGTGTATACCAGAAAGAAAATCTCAAAGCAAGCTTATTCAACTAGAAAATACGTTGGTCCTCTATCTGAAAGTATCATATGCAGAAATTCTGGAGATGATTATGCCCCTAATAACTCTGCTATGCCAGGAACTTCACTTGTTTCAAAGAGTTGTCACTCTTCTGATGACAAACCATGCAATAGAGATGTCTTTGGTAATACACCCATGCTTGAAGGACAATCCTGTGGATTGCCTACGGAGAAAACTACTGCGTATTGCAAACCTGAAATCAATAATATGCCACCTATTCTATCTAATGAAAACCAAAAGTTGACTTGTGCATCTAAAAAGGATGCATCTTGTTTACTCAATCAACCTGTTTCACTTGAAAGGGGGTATCAAGAAAATTGTTACAAAGAGAGGTTTATTGTAGAAAACGGCTGTTCTGCATCGTGTCAAAATCAGGTGACTAGTTTTTGTGACAAGAACTTATCTACGGCAATGGAAGTTCAAGGTGGTTCAGGTGTCAACCATCATGGGCGTGTAGAGCTTAGTAGTGATCTAAGGGGCATTGTCAACCTTGTAGGAG ATACGGACAGAACCTTGTTCATCTACAAGGTAGCTACTGAAGTACCAAGGAAAGGATGCCCTTCTTTTGTTGGCTACACATCAGTAGCGTTACCATCTTCTGAA ATTGGTGTAGAAAAATGTGGCTTACAATTTACCCCAGATGGGCAATGTCTTGTTTTACTTGACAGCATTAAAACACCTTATTGCAG GGAAGGGAGAATAGATTGTATCTGCTCAATTTGTTTTTCAGGCTGCTTGAAGGAGAATGCAGTAAAAATTGTGCGGGTGAATCCTGGTTATGTTTCTTTGGTTGCAAAATTGGAGACAGTTGAAAGTGTGCTATGTATACTGGTTTGTGAAAATGACTATCTTCTTGCTGCTGGAAAGAGTGGGAGACTGTATCTTTGGGCCATGAATTCAACATGGAG TGCATGGACAGAAGAATTTATTATACCATCTGGTGACTGCATATCCGCTTGTGTAGTGGAGTTGAAGAGAATTCCAAAGTGTGCTCATCTGGTGATTGGGCATAATGGTTTTGGGGATTTTGTTGTATG GGATATTCTGAAAAGGGTCATTATCTCAAGATATTCTGGTTCAGGCGATCCAATCAAGCAATTCTTACCGATCAGTTTACTTAGTTGGCAGCCTGTTTTCAGCTACGATGACATGAAAGAGCGCATTGATGAAATCACCACATCAACAAAATTTTGGTTTTCCAAACATAAGGATAGTTCTTTTCTTCCATTAGAGGGGAAAGATGTTGCTATCTGGCTTCTTGTCTTGACTAATTCTGATCCTCAGCATGAACATTTATCAAGTAATGGCCTAGCAAATACATCCAGATGGTGGAGGCTAGCTTTGCTGGTGAAGGACACGATGATCTTGGGAAGTACACTAGATCCAAG GGCTGCTACAGTTAGTGCGTCACTTGATCACGGGATCATGGGAAGAGATGATGGTTTAGTGTATATGTGGGAATTGTCCACCGGAGCTAGACTTGGCGTTTTGCATCATTTCAAAG GTGGGCGTGTTTCGTGTATTGCAACAGATGAGTCGAGGCCAGAAGTTGTGGCTGTGGCTGCTGATGATGGACAGTTGCTGCTCTATCTACACAACCAAGAAAACTTAGTAAAGAAGTAA